The Natronomonas salsuginis genomic sequence GACGCTGGTGTTCGACTCCTTGATGTCGGGGTCGATGAGGAGCTCTTTGATCTGCTCGTTCATGTGGTCGGTGTCGGTGAACTTGCCGATCGCGATGATGTCGTGGTCACCGGTGACCTCGTACACAGACACCATGTGTTTGTGCCCCTGCAGTCGGTCGGTGATGTCGGGTAGCGCGCTTCCCTCGACTTTCATCTGGATGATCGCCGTCACGTCGTAGCCCAACTCGCCGTAGTCGACGATCGGGGCGTACCCGCGGATGATCCCCTGCTCTTCGAGGTCGGAGATGTGGTTCGACACCGTCGTCACCGAGATGTCGAGGTCTTCGCCGAGCGAACGGAGCGAGGCGCGGCCGTCTTCCAGGAGTGCGTTTACCAACTTCCGGTCGAGATTTTCGTACGTCATTACACGCCGCTACTGGTTGCAGGGATTAGAAGTTTACGAATATTCAGTTCTTTAGCGTAGTCCGAGAGATTTGCGCAGATCAGCAACGTTTTAGTACGGGGACGCGTCGAGTCCGCCGACGAGAAACATGACGAACCAAAACGTAACCGCCGATGGCGGCCTCACCTCCGAAGCCCAGGCCGTTCTCGACGAGATCGAAGCGCAGAACGTCGGATTCCTCCGACTGCAGTTTACGGATATTCTCGGGACGGTCAAGAACGTGGCCGTGCCAGCGGACCAGGCCGAGAAGGCCTTCGTCGACGGTATCTACTTCGACGGCTCCTCGATCGAGGGGTTCGTCCGGATTCAGGAGTCCGACATGCGGCTCATCCCGGACGCGAGCACCTTCGCCGTGCTGCCGTGGAGAAAACGCGAGGACGGCGCGTCGGCTCGAATGATCTGCGACGTCTACGACACGTCCACGGGCGAGCCCTTCGAGGGCGACCCGCGCTACGTGCTCAAACAGGCAATCAAACGCGCCGACGAGATGGGGTATATGGTCAACGCCGCCCCCGAGCCGGAGTTCTTCCTGTTCGAGGAGGACGAAGACGGCCGCGCGACGACGAACACCAACGATGCCGGCGGCTACTTCGACCTCGCGCCGAAGGATCTCGCGAGCGACGTCCGACGCGACATCATCTACGGCCTCGAGGATATGGACTTCGAGATCGAGGCCTCACACCACGAGGTCGCCCAGGGCCAACACGAGATCAACTTCGAGTACGACGACGCCCTGACGACCGCCGACAACGTCGGGACGTTCCGCACGGTCGTGCGGGCCATCGCCGCCCAACACGACCTCCACGCGACGTTCATGCCCAAGCCGATCCCGAAGATCAATGGGTCGGGGATGCACACCCACATCTCGCTTTTCA encodes the following:
- the lrp gene encoding HTH-type transcriptional regulator Lrp; translation: MTYENLDRKLVNALLEDGRASLRSLGEDLDISVTTVSNHISDLEEQGIIRGYAPIVDYGELGYDVTAIIQMKVEGSALPDITDRLQGHKHMVSVYEVTGDHDIIAIGKFTDTDHMNEQIKELLIDPDIKESNTSVVLNTVAENQQFDLEY
- the glnA gene encoding type I glutamate--ammonia ligase → MTNQNVTADGGLTSEAQAVLDEIEAQNVGFLRLQFTDILGTVKNVAVPADQAEKAFVDGIYFDGSSIEGFVRIQESDMRLIPDASTFAVLPWRKREDGASARMICDVYDTSTGEPFEGDPRYVLKQAIKRADEMGYMVNAAPEPEFFLFEEDEDGRATTNTNDAGGYFDLAPKDLASDVRRDIIYGLEDMDFEIEASHHEVAQGQHEINFEYDDALTTADNVGTFRTVVRAIAAQHDLHATFMPKPIPKINGSGMHTHISLFTEGGENAFHDDDDEFNLSETAKQFTAGILEHAEALAAVTNPTVNSYKRLVPGYEAPVYVAWSDRNRSALIRKPAARVPAASRIEARFPDPSCNPYLALAVLIHAGLDGIERGLECPEPVRENIYEFDEAKREEYGITTLPSNLGEAIDALEEDDLVKGALGDHVAEKFIQAKSQEFSEYLVDVSEWELDRYLETF